A genomic segment from Armatimonadota bacterium encodes:
- a CDS encoding DNA polymerase II has product MMNLFDIAAPALSAEEILFGWKDTPRLVAVELTDTEAILHQRTPDGSRISWREPFTPWLLTTQQYPDINAQWKQLDGDGFCWMAQFRSWADYQSARLRLRDMHVDVLAYGSAERQFLMLSGYTLFKTMSFDDAHRMQVDIETAGLNPQEPANRILLVVLRDNRGWSEVLDDADESQMLQRFVQLLRERDPDVVEGHNLYGFDLPYLIERARQHGISLTVGRSGQPMTIGSERNLPIGAINRPYRPVYIAGRHVVDTYFAVQRYDWAKGDLQSYGLKEVARAYGIADEERVLVDRAELREQWHSAPERVRQYALQDAQETARLAEIVLPTEFYQTQMVPDTYQHVATAGSGEKINAIFVRAYLHAGYAIPRPQAARDFPGGYTEVRRTGVIPRVVKADVESLYPSIMLVHRIAPTSDRLGVFLPALEELTRRRLEAKAQLRRATDPRQRAYWDGIQGSFKVLINSFYGYLGANFPFNDFDAAQRVTEEGRKIAMQLVEELERTGSQVIEVDTDGVYFQPPEGVEGQEAEEAYVQQIAETLPPGIRLSFDGRYRAMISVKTKNYALLDYDGNWTYKGASLRSRADEPYGRQFIAEVLQKLVEGDRDGIARLYRQTILSILNGEIPIQDLARRERVTEKTFTSENKRKAAEAVRGVSVGDYVNLYQRADGSLGMIEDYAGDEDREHYANKLYRFALRLREAIGEDFDLLFPRPEQVIREQQQPSLF; this is encoded by the coding sequence ATGATGAATCTTTTCGATATTGCCGCCCCTGCTCTCTCCGCCGAAGAGATTCTCTTCGGCTGGAAGGATACTCCTCGCCTGGTGGCAGTGGAACTGACCGACACCGAAGCCATTCTGCACCAGCGCACGCCCGACGGCTCGCGAATCAGCTGGCGTGAACCGTTTACTCCCTGGTTGCTCACCACCCAGCAATACCCTGACATCAACGCGCAGTGGAAGCAGCTGGACGGCGATGGCTTCTGCTGGATGGCGCAGTTCCGTTCGTGGGCGGATTACCAGAGCGCGCGCCTGCGCCTGCGTGATATGCACGTGGACGTGCTGGCCTACGGTAGCGCCGAACGGCAGTTCCTGATGCTCTCCGGCTACACGCTGTTCAAAACGATGAGCTTCGACGACGCGCATCGGATGCAGGTGGATATTGAGACAGCGGGCCTGAACCCTCAAGAGCCTGCGAATCGGATACTGCTCGTCGTGCTACGGGACAACCGCGGCTGGAGCGAGGTGCTCGACGATGCGGATGAATCGCAGATGCTGCAGCGGTTTGTGCAGCTCCTGCGCGAACGTGACCCCGACGTAGTGGAAGGACACAACCTGTACGGCTTCGACCTTCCCTATCTCATAGAACGCGCCCGACAACACGGCATCTCCTTGACGGTAGGACGCAGTGGGCAACCGATGACCATCGGCAGCGAGCGCAACCTGCCCATTGGCGCGATTAACCGCCCTTATCGCCCCGTGTATATTGCCGGGAGACATGTGGTAGATACCTACTTCGCCGTGCAGCGCTACGACTGGGCAAAGGGCGACCTGCAGAGCTATGGGCTGAAAGAGGTTGCCCGCGCCTATGGTATCGCCGACGAGGAGCGCGTGCTGGTAGACCGCGCCGAACTGCGCGAGCAGTGGCATTCTGCGCCCGAAAGGGTGCGCCAGTACGCCCTGCAGGACGCCCAGGAGACCGCCCGACTGGCGGAGATTGTGCTGCCGACTGAGTTCTACCAGACACAGATGGTTCCTGACACTTACCAGCATGTGGCAACCGCCGGCAGTGGCGAGAAGATTAACGCCATTTTCGTACGCGCCTATCTGCACGCGGGCTACGCGATACCTCGTCCCCAAGCCGCACGCGATTTCCCCGGTGGGTACACGGAGGTGCGTCGTACCGGCGTGATTCCGCGCGTGGTGAAGGCGGATGTGGAGAGCCTCTACCCCAGCATCATGCTCGTACATCGCATTGCCCCTACCTCCGACCGGCTGGGCGTGTTCCTGCCTGCGTTAGAGGAGCTCACCCGTCGGCGTCTGGAGGCAAAAGCGCAGCTGCGCCGTGCTACCGACCCGCGCCAGCGCGCCTACTGGGACGGCATTCAGGGTTCCTTCAAAGTGTTGATTAACTCCTTCTACGGCTATCTGGGCGCGAACTTCCCCTTCAACGACTTCGACGCGGCACAACGGGTCACCGAGGAAGGACGCAAAATCGCCATGCAGCTGGTAGAAGAGCTGGAGCGCACCGGAAGTCAGGTGATTGAAGTGGACACCGATGGCGTCTACTTCCAACCACCGGAGGGCGTGGAGGGACAGGAAGCGGAAGAGGCATACGTGCAGCAGATAGCGGAGACCTTGCCCCCCGGCATCCGCCTCAGCTTCGACGGACGTTACCGGGCGATGATTTCCGTCAAGACCAAAAACTACGCCCTGCTGGACTACGACGGCAACTGGACCTATAAAGGCGCCTCCCTGCGCTCCCGCGCCGACGAGCCGTACGGCAGGCAGTTTATCGCGGAGGTGTTGCAGAAACTGGTGGAGGGCGACCGCGATGGGATCGCCCGGCTATACCGGCAAACCATCCTGAGCATCCTCAACGGAGAGATACCCATTCAGGATCTGGCGCGGCGCGAGCGTGTCACCGAAAAGACTTTCACCAGCGAGAACAAGCGCAAAGCGGCGGAAGCGGTGCGAGGCGTTAGCGTAGGCGACTACGTGAACCTGTATCAACGAGCGGATGGTTCACTGGGCATGATCGAAGATTACGCAGGCGACGAAGACCGCGAGCACTACGCCAACAAACTCTACCGCTTTGCCCTGCGCCTGCGCGAAGCCATCGGGGAGGACTTTGACCTGCTCTTCCCTCGTCCCGAACAGGTCATCCGCGAGCAACAACAGCCCAGTTTGTTCTAA